In Cryptomeria japonica chromosome 10, Sugi_1.0, whole genome shotgun sequence, a genomic segment contains:
- the LOC131029300 gene encoding large ribosomal subunit protein eL6, which produces MAAKRVNPRSTRNKDLIRGVGRFSKSKMYHKRGLWAIKQKNGGSFPQHGKPTAESAVDEKKKSPKFYPAEDVPKPLINKRKHKPTKLRASITPGTVLIILTGHFKGKRVVFLKQLESGLLLVTGPFKVNGVPTRRVNQVYVIATSTKIDVSNVDVSKYDDKYFEREVEKKKKTEEQFFEAEKKATKSVAPHRKEDQKALDEQVLKAVEAVPDLKHYLSARFSLRSGMKPHELVF; this is translated from the exons ATGGCGGCCAAGAGAGTGAATCCCCGATCCACAAGAAACAAAGATTTAATAAGGGGCGTGGGTAGGTTTTCCAAATCTAAAATGTATCATAAGCGTGGCCTTTGGGCCATTAAACAGAAAAATGGCGGCTCATTCCCGCAACACGGCAAGCCCACAGCAGAGTCAGCAGTCGATGAGAAGAAGAAGTCTCCTAAATTTTACCCAGCGGAGGATGTGCCCAAGCCTCTCATTAACAAGAGGAAGCACAAGCCCACCAAACTAAG GGCTAGCATCACCCCGGGGACTGTTCTGATCATTCTGACAGGCCACTTCAAAGGAAAGAGAGTTGTTTTCCTTAAACAGCTTGAATCCGGGCTTCTTCTCGTTACAG GTCCATTCAAGGTTAATGGCGTGCCGACAAGAAGAGTGAACCAGGTCTATGTTATTGCAACTTCTACAAAGATAGATGTGAGCAATGTTGATGTTAGCAAATATGATGATAAGTATTTTGAAAGGGAGGTTGAGAAAAAGAAGAAGACCGAGGAGCAATTTTTTGAGGCAGAGAAAAAG GCAACAAAGTCTGTAGCTCCACATAGAAAGGAGGACCAGAAAGCACTTGATGAACAAGTACTGAAAGCTGTTGAAGCGGTTCCTGATTTGAAGCATTATTTGTCAGCAAGATTTTCTTTGAGATCAGGAATGAAACCCCATGAACTTGTTTTTTAA